A DNA window from Hydra vulgaris chromosome 13, alternate assembly HydraT2T_AEP contains the following coding sequences:
- the LOC136090011 gene encoding uncharacterized protein LOC136090011 yields MTYKKQKLSNGLNKNIIKSGIFNLSQTQLDTSTINLLNLGPNFAPSFKKLPDNLSKEQRLSLNNLKKKMNGLAIYPFDKGTGFVLINEEDAFYKLEEEIKHSVTINYDPTQTLMTKFQKLLCRFIPNSGPIGLSLLVVVAEAFLQHLETKALIIAEVGQFSPKTYRRYVDDSHARFNSIQNHDKFLELLNEQDPAIKYTSKKENNKKELNFLDITVTNTNNSYYNFKIHRKSAITNIQIKPTSNVNPKIVMGVFKGFVSRAVKMCSKKYLNDEIRKESTFSKINYNKTETFKYTVKLPWLPRIGPKLRKELKPYNVRIIFTTPPTLKNILCNNKSKLMPNSNPGVYKLTCSCGSIYIGETKKKILTRCIEHQKNYLKGKWDASGATEHGRECNGMFDWSNPKTLTIKSEYDERKVRESLEINYTSTYQEIKHAPILLNRDNGIKISTNSWRPLLKKVIQIKESNNIC; encoded by the exons atgacttacaaaaaacaaaaactatcaaacggattgaataaaaatataattaaatctgGAATCTTTAATTTATCGCAAACTCAGTTAGACACCTCCACAATAAATCTCCTGAATCTTGGACCAAACTTTGCACCGTCGTTTAAAAA aTTACCCgataatttatcaaaagaacaaagattatctttaaataatttgaagaaaaaaatgaatggTTTAGCAATTTATCCATTTGATAAAGGAACAGGATTTGTACTTATAAACGAAGAGGACgcattttataaattagaagAGGAAATTAAACACTCAGTAACTATCAACTATGACCCGACTCAAACCCTTATGACTAAATTCCAGAAACTATTATGCAG ATTTATACCAAATTCGGGACCTATAGGTCTGTCCTTATTGGTCGTAGTTGCCGAAGCGTTTTTACAGCATTTGGAAACAAAAGCTCTTATTATTGCTGAGGTTGGTCAATTTTCGCCAAAGACTTACAGAAGGTATGTAGATGACAGTCATGCAAGATTCAACTCAATACAAAATCATGATAAGTTTCTGGAGTTGTTAAATGAACAAGATCCAGCAATAAAATATACttcgaaaaaagaaaacaataaaaaagaattaaacttCTTGGATATAACTGTAACCAATACTAATAACTCATACTATAACTTCAAAATCCATCGAAAATCGGCTATCactaatatacaaataaaacctACATCAAACGTTAATCCAAAAATAGTTATGggtgtttttaaaggttttgtaTCTCGTGCCGTTAAAATGTGTTCCAAAAAATACCTTAATGATGAAATACG AAAAGAATCAaccttttctaaaattaattataataaaacagaaacatttaaatatacaGTTAAACTTCCATGGCTCCCAAGAATAGGTCCAAAACTAAGAAAAGAACTTAAACCTTACAACGTCAGAATAATATTTACTACACCACCtacattaaaaaacatcttatgCAACAACAAGTCTAAGTTAATGCCAAATAGCAATCCCGGTGTCTATAAACTCACATGCTCTTGTGGCAGTATATACATTGgtgaaacaaaaaagaaaattttaacgAGATGcattgaacatcaaaaaaactatttaaaaggtAAATGGGATGCATCTGGTGCAACCGAACATGGTAGAGAATGTAATGGTATGTTTGATTGGTCAAATCCGAAAACTCTAACAATAAAATCAGAGTACGATGAACGTAAAGTTAGAGAATCACTTGAAATTAATTACACCTCAACATACCAAGAAATAAAACATGCTCCAATACTTCTCAACCGTGACAATGGCATTAAAATTTCTACAAACAGTTGGAgacctcttttaaaaaaagttatccaAATAAAggaatcaaataatatttgctaa
- the LOC136090012 gene encoding zinc finger MYM-type protein 1-like, whose amino-acid sequence MDVLEQNGIDLKNCRGQGYDNGANMSGIYKGVQAIILQKNPQALYMPCSAHSLNLAGVHSAESSVEVKNYFGRVQSLYNLFSGSPSRWKVLIETTGLSLHQTSQTRWSARIEAVKPLVKRSREILESLKKLRDFDLTADQLNEVKSLEKWVHSFEFIVMTTFWYKTFQSINYMSLALQSENISLDDEMKLIKTLIEDLNRMRSSWTSILNEARLIASGLASFGFQSEFVKKRTKKRKTFHKEVRNTAHFHEDEAKEFEVSVFNTALDTLIQQVSGRFQAAEKTTNMFSFLWSLKSLVMSNEEESEESVEAPIQLEEKCKVLAQIYATDVEEEKLIEEVRHLDALKRSNLFGPKESLTSMTLLNGIYQKGLQPLFESVCILLRIFNTIPVSVAEGERSFSKLALVKTALRFTMSQERLTNLLVISIEHDLAKKLCYGEVIYKFAMSKARKINFL is encoded by the coding sequence ATGGACGTCTTAGAACAAAATGGAATCGATCTCAAAAACTGCAGAGGTCAAGGATATGACAATGGAGCGAACATGTCCGGTATATACAAAGGAGTACAGGCGATTATACTGCAAAAAAATCCTCAAGCTCTCTATATGCCATGCAGCGCTCATAGTCTCAACCTTGCTGGTGTTCATTCTGCTGAATCTTCGGTTGAAGTCAAGAACTACTTTGGCCGAGTCCAGTCACTTTACAATCTTTTCAGTGGAAGCCCTAGTCGGTGGAAAGTGTTGATTGAAACCACTGGTTTGTCCCTTCATCAAACGTCGCAAACCAGATGGAGTGCGCGAATCGAGGCCGTGAAGCCGTTAGTCAAGCGATCCAGGGAAATCCTTGAATCTTTGAAAAAGCTCCGCGATTTTGATCTAACAGCTGATCAATTGAATGAAGTAAAATCTCTGGAGAAGTGGGTTCATTCATTCGAGTTCATCGTAATGACAACCTTTTGGTATAAAACTTTTCAATCAATCAACTACATGAGCCTTGCACTCCAATCAGAAAATATCTCCTTGGACGACGAGATGAAACTCATTAAGACTCTTATTGAAGATCTAAATCGAATGAGATCATCTTGGACCAGCATCCTTAATGAGGCACGTTTGATAGCATCTGGTCTTGCTTCTTTTGGTTTTCAATCAGAATTTGTGAAGAAGAGGACGAAAAAAAGGAAGACCTTTCACAAAGAGGTGAGGAACACCGCTCATTTCCATGAAGACGAAGCAAAAGAGTTTGAGGTGAGCGTATTCAATACCGCTCTTGATACTCTTATTCAGCAGGTCAGCGGTAGATTCCAAGCTGCTGAGAAGACGACGAATATGTTTTCGTTCTTGTGGTCATTGAAATCTCTTGTTATGTCAAATGAAGAAGAATCAGAAGAAAGTGTTGAAGCACCTATCCAATTGGAAGAGAAATGCAAGGTCTTGGCACAAATCTACGCGACCGATGTTGAGGAAGAGAAACTTATTGAAGAAGTCCGCCACCTCGATGCTCTGAAGCGATCCAATCTTTTTGGTCCAAAAGAATCTCTCACTTCCATGACGTTATTGAATGGAATATACCAGAAAGGTCTTCAGCCGCTCTTTGAATCAGTCTGCATTTTGCTGCGCATCTTCAACACCATCCCTGTTTCTGTTGCGGAAGGCGAGAGATCTTTTAGTAAGCTTGCTCTAGTTAAGACAGCTTTAAGGTTTACAATGAGCCAAGAACGACTCACGAATCTTCTGGTTATTTCCATTGAGCATGATCTTGCCAAAAAGTTGTGCTACGGTGAAGTGATTTACAAATTTGCCATGAGTAAAGCTCGAAAGATCAATTTCCTCTGA